Proteins encoded within one genomic window of Bacillus sp. (in: firmicutes):
- a CDS encoding DUF4129 domain-containing protein, protein MTNQHRFNLYNVGLYSLGFILFWEWLRPLEVVTDTGNSLYFIVFTAACFLLYFLKIPFWYSVPIRFVLLLYILHQLFFEGSFLQIGWLYRLYEDASINTQALLDARWLEMSNLFRSFLFLILLWVMSYLMQYWLIQAKRILGFYIITIIYLGVLDTFTRYDAGNAIVRTIIIGLLIVASLQMLRLQEKEGIAVRPYWLLPLSFMIALSVVLGLNVPKIGPQWPDPVPFIKSAAQEQFFDSGVKKIGYDVDDSKLGGAFTNDYTTVFTAEVKKAHYWRIESKDFYTGKGWEVSEKFPQILIDKDNIHLSIFENVTKENNLKANITIENAGSYPHIAYPSGIRSLKTEQNVQLLAEPFTGKLFTEKNGDVVQLRSYEITYDYPVFSIEALKLANGGDNTYIRRIYTQLPENLPERVKKLANEITKGKAPRYEKAKAIEAYFSEHGFLYETKNVAIPEADEDYVDQFLFETKKGYCDNFSTSMVVLLRSLDIPARWVKGYTQGEFIKPLDDDARLYAVKNANAHSWVEVYFPGIGWVPFEPTQGFSNLNIFTANAVPVASQAIQNAEEQKEQKENIEAKKDSEQKGNKKIGSDMLKGINVPFKEASIFVALALLVVGLLIKMKTTWYPYWILAKYRIRKSKLGPKEALETLFLLLGNKGLKIQDGETLREFATRVDVKLGSSEMKKIAEIYEKLLYSKREPKSQELAIIFELWESLFKKIVP, encoded by the coding sequence ATGACTAATCAGCACCGCTTTAATCTATATAATGTAGGGCTGTACAGTTTAGGCTTCATATTATTTTGGGAATGGCTGCGGCCGCTTGAAGTTGTGACAGATACAGGCAACAGCCTTTATTTTATCGTTTTTACGGCTGCATGCTTTTTGCTGTATTTTTTAAAAATACCGTTTTGGTATTCGGTCCCAATCCGTTTTGTACTATTATTGTATATCTTGCACCAGCTCTTTTTTGAAGGGTCATTCCTACAAATTGGTTGGCTTTATCGTTTGTATGAAGATGCCAGCATAAACACGCAAGCACTTTTAGATGCGCGTTGGCTGGAAATGTCAAACTTATTCCGCAGCTTTTTATTTCTTATTTTATTATGGGTCATGAGTTATTTAATGCAGTATTGGCTCATTCAGGCGAAGCGGATATTAGGTTTTTATATTATTACGATTATTTATTTAGGGGTTTTAGATACATTTACTCGCTACGATGCAGGTAATGCAATTGTTCGTACGATTATTATTGGACTTTTAATAGTAGCTTCGCTGCAAATGTTACGCTTACAAGAAAAAGAAGGCATTGCGGTTAGGCCGTATTGGCTCCTTCCGTTGTCTTTCATGATTGCTTTATCCGTTGTGCTTGGATTAAACGTACCGAAAATAGGACCGCAATGGCCTGATCCTGTTCCATTTATTAAAAGTGCTGCACAAGAGCAATTTTTCGATAGCGGGGTTAAGAAGATCGGTTATGATGTCGATGATTCTAAGCTTGGCGGGGCTTTTACTAATGATTATACTACCGTGTTTACAGCAGAGGTTAAGAAGGCCCATTATTGGCGAATTGAATCGAAGGATTTTTATACTGGCAAAGGCTGGGAAGTGTCTGAAAAGTTCCCACAAATATTAATTGATAAAGATAATATTCACTTAAGTATTTTTGAAAATGTTACTAAAGAAAATAATCTAAAGGCAAACATAACGATTGAAAATGCAGGTTCTTATCCACATATTGCTTATCCATCAGGCATTCGCTCATTAAAAACTGAGCAAAATGTACAATTATTGGCTGAGCCCTTTACGGGTAAGCTTTTTACAGAAAAAAATGGCGATGTAGTACAGCTCCGTTCCTATGAAATAACATATGATTATCCTGTTTTTTCAATAGAGGCATTAAAGTTGGCAAATGGAGGAGATAATACCTACATTAGGAGAATTTATACGCAGTTGCCAGAGAATCTTCCGGAAAGAGTTAAAAAACTTGCCAATGAAATAACAAAGGGCAAGGCACCGAGATATGAAAAGGCAAAGGCGATTGAAGCTTATTTTTCAGAACATGGTTTTCTTTATGAAACGAAAAATGTAGCGATACCAGAAGCGGATGAAGACTATGTTGACCAATTTCTATTTGAGACGAAAAAAGGGTACTGTGATAATTTTTCAACATCGATGGTTGTCCTGTTACGGTCGCTTGATATTCCGGCAAGATGGGTAAAAGGCTATACACAAGGGGAGTTTATTAAGCCGCTAGATGATGATGCAAGACTTTATGCTGTAAAAAACGCAAATGCACATTCATGGGTTGAAGTATACTTTCCAGGAATCGGCTGGGTACCGTTTGAGCCGACACAGGGATTTAGTAATTTAAATATATTTACCGCGAATGCTGTACCTGTAGCTTCACAAGCTATTCAAAATGCAGAGGAGCAAAAAGAGCAGAAAGAAAATATAGAAGCAAAAAAGGATAGCGAACAAAAGGGCAATAAGAAAATTGGCAGCGATATGCTTAAAGGTATCAATGTTCCTTTTAAAGAAGCTAGTATTTTCGTCGCTCTAGCTTTGTTGGTAGTTGGTTTATTAATAAAAATGAAAACAACATGGTATCCGTATTGGATTCTTGCAAAATATCGAATTCGTAAAAGCAAGCTTGGCCCAAAAGAAGCGCTTGAAACTCTTTTTTTATTACTTGGAAATAAGGGTCTAAAAATTCAAGATGGAGAAACGCTTAGAGAATTTGCTACTAGAGTGGACGTGAAATTAGGCAGTTCAGAAATGAAAAAAATAGCGGAAATTTATGAAAAACTTCTGTATTCTAAAAGGGAGCCTAAGTCTCAGGAATTGGCGATCATTTTTGAACTATGGGAAAGTTTATTTAAAAAGATAGTACCTTGA
- a CDS encoding DUF58 domain-containing protein — translation MITIMNLLKIWGKIILLVAGAVSLYAYAMFQGGFVSWFLLYSFLPFLFYSILIAFYSFKFWKIERAIDEQLVYEAGDTVKVQIKITRSFPFPLYYLIIKDTFSVGEGQEKRMLFPLFKRKFSVAYELTELPRGEHIFKEITVASADFLGLIRKENSFKVENKVIVYPKRQRLNLFFLEKHVGAGTLARGLDDKKETMIPTSIREYERGDRLSWINWKMTAKKSTLISKEFERTEDHRYFICMDRANQINPAAFEKIVHYTASLTEELYKAGHPFNLLSCGAERTIFLYKKSAEWRNQVLYHLAIIKNDSNYLLSEVLEREKAELPEKGTLIVVTDHMNPQLFERMKTFANKERKIIIILSLVDHIQKYGKQLINQNITIRAMDEELAFGTAGVKTND, via the coding sequence ATGATAACTATAATGAATCTGCTTAAAATATGGGGCAAAATCATCTTATTAGTGGCAGGTGCTGTTAGTTTATATGCTTATGCGATGTTCCAAGGTGGCTTTGTTAGCTGGTTTCTTCTTTATAGCTTTCTTCCATTTTTGTTTTATTCTATTCTAATTGCTTTCTATTCGTTTAAGTTTTGGAAGATTGAAAGAGCCATCGATGAGCAACTTGTGTATGAAGCGGGAGATACAGTAAAAGTCCAAATCAAAATAACGAGAAGCTTTCCCTTTCCTCTTTATTATTTAATCATCAAAGATACGTTTTCAGTAGGAGAAGGGCAAGAGAAGCGAATGCTTTTCCCTTTATTTAAAAGAAAATTTAGCGTAGCCTATGAGCTAACTGAATTACCGCGGGGGGAACATATTTTTAAAGAAATAACGGTCGCATCTGCTGATTTTTTAGGTCTAATAAGAAAAGAAAATTCATTTAAAGTTGAAAACAAAGTAATCGTCTATCCAAAGCGGCAGCGCTTAAATTTATTTTTTCTAGAAAAACATGTTGGAGCGGGAACGCTTGCGAGGGGCTTGGATGATAAAAAAGAAACGATGATACCGACTAGTATTCGCGAATACGAGCGGGGCGATCGGCTGTCTTGGATTAACTGGAAGATGACAGCTAAGAAAAGCACTTTAATCTCTAAAGAGTTTGAAAGGACCGAAGATCACCGTTACTTCATTTGTATGGATAGGGCGAATCAAATTAATCCGGCTGCATTTGAGAAAATCGTTCATTATACAGCTTCATTAACAGAGGAGCTTTATAAAGCTGGACATCCTTTCAATCTACTTTCGTGTGGAGCAGAACGAACTATTTTTTTATATAAAAAATCGGCAGAATGGCGTAATCAAGTTTTATATCATTTGGCCATTATTAAAAATGATTCAAATTATTTGCTTTCAGAGGTTTTGGAAAGAGAAAAAGCAGAGCTTCCTGAAAAAGGTACATTAATTGTAGTGACAGACCATATGAATCCACAGCTTTTTGAAAGGATGAAGACTTTCGCAAACAAAGAACGGAAAATTATTATAATCCTTTCTTTAGTTGATCACATTCAGAAATATGGTAAACAGCTAATCAATCAAAATATTACGATAAGAGCGATGGATGAGGAGTTAGCTTTTGGGACAGCTGGGGTGAAAACAAATGACTAA
- a CDS encoding MoxR family ATPase yields the protein MKYKVSHEQLHPTVEKIINNIEKVIVGKQEEVLLCLVALFAGGHVLLEDVPGVGKTMMVRALAKSINATFKRIQFTPDLMPSDVTGISIYNPKELQFEYRPGPIMGNIVLADEINRTSPKTQSALLESLEEGQITVDGTTMTLPQPFMVLATQNPIEYEGTYPLPEAQLDRFLLKMKMGYPTRDEEIKVLENVATMHPIEELQPVLTIEELLVLQKQVKEIFVDGSIKTYIVDIANYTRSHPSVYLGASPRGSIALMKAAQAFAFISGRDYVIPDDVKYLTPFVFGHRIILNSEASYKHITAGGILEEIINRLQVPVRKAW from the coding sequence ATGAAATATAAAGTTAGCCACGAACAACTACATCCTACGGTTGAAAAAATCATAAATAATATTGAAAAAGTGATTGTTGGCAAGCAGGAAGAGGTTTTATTATGTTTAGTTGCGCTGTTTGCCGGGGGCCATGTTCTTTTGGAAGATGTGCCGGGCGTTGGAAAGACGATGATGGTACGGGCGCTTGCGAAGTCGATTAATGCCACATTTAAAAGAATTCAATTTACCCCTGATTTAATGCCTTCTGATGTAACGGGAATTTCAATTTACAATCCAAAGGAGCTGCAATTTGAATATCGTCCGGGCCCGATTATGGGAAATATTGTGCTTGCTGATGAAATTAATCGAACATCTCCAAAGACGCAGTCTGCTCTACTGGAAAGTTTGGAGGAAGGACAAATAACGGTTGATGGGACAACGATGACACTGCCACAACCTTTTATGGTTTTAGCGACGCAAAATCCAATTGAATATGAAGGGACATATCCGCTTCCAGAAGCACAGTTAGACCGCTTCTTGCTAAAAATGAAAATGGGCTACCCTACACGTGACGAAGAAATAAAAGTGCTGGAAAATGTAGCTACAATGCATCCAATTGAGGAACTGCAGCCAGTATTAACAATAGAAGAATTGTTGGTGCTGCAAAAGCAAGTAAAAGAAATATTTGTTGATGGATCAATTAAAACGTATATTGTCGATATTGCCAATTATACAAGAAGTCATCCATCTGTTTATCTCGGTGCTAGTCCGCGCGGTTCCATTGCTTTAATGAAAGCGGCACAAGCTTTTGCTTTTATTTCTGGACGGGATTACGTCATTCCGGATGATGTCAAATATTTAACACCGTTCGTTTTTGGACATCGGATTATTTTAAACTCTGAAGCTAGCTATAAGCATATAACTGCTGGAGGAATTCTAGAGGAAATTATTAATCGTCTTCAAGTTCCTGTTCGTAAAGCGTGGTGA